A genomic segment from Glycine soja cultivar W05 chromosome 20, ASM419377v2, whole genome shotgun sequence encodes:
- the LOC114402660 gene encoding dirigent protein 18-like, with the protein MASTSQTLGNKIAMGMGSLTAASLAMLLAFANLATTMAAVDPTAATGKEHVIELYMHDILGGSNPTARPVTGLLGSIYSGQVPFAMPVGFNTQGTAIPNANGANPTVNGVFGIPLGTGLAGTSFAPNSGNNNNQNNAPLQLGPDGLGLGFGTITVIDDILTSQPELGSQIVGKAQGVYVASSADGTRQMMAFTVLFEGGEYGDSLNFYGLYKIGSTMSQISVMGGTGKFKNARGFAELRALIPPGQIATDGAETLLRITIYLKH; encoded by the coding sequence ATGGCATCTACATCTCAAACACTTGGAAACAAGATTGCTATGGGAATGGGATCATTAACTGCAGCTTCCTTGGCAATGTTGCTTGCCTTTGCAAATTTGGCAACAACTATGGCAGCAGTTGACCCCACTGCAGCCACTGGGAAAGAACATGTTATTGAGCTTTACATGCATGACATTCTAGGGGGCAGCAACCCAACAGCTCGACCGGTGACTGGCTTGCTGGGAAGCATATACAGTGGTCAAGTACCCTTTGCAATGCCAGTAGGATTCAACACCCAAGGGACAGCCATCCCTAATGCCAATGGTGCTAACCCCACTGTCAATGGAGTTTTTGGCATCCCACTAGGAACTGGATTGGCAGGTACTTCATTTGCACCAAACTcaggcaacaacaacaaccaaaacaatGCCCCTCTGCAGTTAGGACCTGATGGACTGGGACTAGGCTTTGGTACAATCACTGTTATTGATGATATATTGACCTCTCAACCTGAGTTGGGGTCTCAAATAGTTGGGAAGGCTCAAGGTGTGTATGTGGCAAGTTCAGCAGATGGGACTAGACAGATGATGGCTTTTACAGTCCTGTTTGAAGGAGGGGAATATGGTGATAGCTTGAACTTTTATGGCTTGTACAAGATAGGAAGCACCATGTCACAAATATCTGTGATGGGGGGCACAGGGAAGTTTAAGAATGCAAGGGGGTTTGCTGAACTGAGAGCTCTTATCCCACCAGGACAGATTGCCACTGATGGTGCAGAGACACTGCTGAGGATCACTATCTATTTGAAACACTAA